The region cttaaagttactttagtaataaatcaatttataataaaatagtcaataattatataaattttttaaataagacaaagggttaaacgtatataaaaagtcaatgacgacTAAAAAATTAGAGAGACTAGTTCGATGGAAGTAGTACTGTACCGAATTATCGAACGACGTATGTTCTGGGACTAAGGCTACTCAAGATTAAGCGAATAACTAATTATCGTATACAAAGGTTCTACAAAATACTATTTCTACGCAGTGCTATATTAAGTACTTATGATCGGAGAGTAACCAGGAAAATTCGTAACtgcataaaagaaaatttaatatataagtgTCATCTACTTAGTAACTAGAGTTTAATGTACACAACACACTACCTTTACCTTTAATAGTAGTCTCAATATAACATAGTAACGAAtatctcattttctttcttggtACTTCTCATCttgtaaaaatttatatatatgctaataaatatggagccatatatatatatatatatatatatatatatatatatatatatatatatatatatgttgtaggCGAAGGTACAAGTTAAAGATGGAGGAGTTGTGTCTGTCTCAACCTCATGTATCATTTCTGCTCCTCCCCTTCTCATCCTGAGgggcatatataaaaaaaaaagttaatccAAGCTATGTCTCctctattataaaaaagagtAATGGTTGTACTAGAATTTCATATATCCACCCGGTGGGCTGCCCTCTGGGCCGTCCGTGTCACATGGGCCATCCGCGTCGAAGCCCGAGTGGGCCGTGTATGCACCAGGCCGTGGGCTAGCCCCGCCCGCATGTTTCCGAGTCGGCTGTCAGCCTCTCGTATTTTTGATCCCTTCGCGCACACGTTTTCTGACGTCTGCAGTCCCGACGTTTTGCCCCCAAGCCCTGCGTGGATAGACTGATAGAGCGACGCCTTCACGCAGGCCACGTGAAATTTTTGGggacatttaattttttgtcataaatttaatttattattgtacCAACATAGTATTTACGGGTTAAGGGACATCTGTTTTGAATATTTATTAGAgtatcaaaaagttaaatttctcaaaatttcCGTGTGGCCGCTCCTGACCTGAATCAGCATATGATGCGAAGGCTTTTTCTGACAGTGGCAACAATGATTATTTGacaatatatattagcatAAAGAGGGTGGGTGGTCAGCTAAGCTTAGCTGACACCTCTGCAGCATGCAGAAATAATtaaccatcttttttttttcactgtagCTCTGTCTGAGCTAATTTTTACAAATTCAATGTTGTCATCTGCGCAAGCGAGAAAGAGCCGAATTGACACGATCAAAGACACGTCATGCTCCTCGCTGGGCCACTAACATGATATCATAACAGCTTTATCAAAAAAGTGTCCTGACGAAGCAAATCAGTATAGGACGACCTCCTTCCCTTCGTctcgtccctaaatgtttgatgccattaatttttttatttacgtttattttatttaattttttttcaaatatataaagctatatatatacataaaagtatatttaataataaatcaaatgatataaaaataattaataattacgtaaattttttgaataacacGAGTAGTCAAAcgcatataaaaaagtcaacactatcccctttgatttttattttagatatatatttaactattcatcatatttaaaataattagataattgttaattattttattgtgattgcATAGTTCTCACTAATTTTAACTAAGATGAATAATAAAACGATCAAAAATTAAacagcatcaaataaaaaaaggcagACAATATTTAGATCAATCCTCTCATGCATCTGATGTCTCTGAATATTTTTGGGCAGTCGATTCtccaaaaatccaaatatataattatacattttttttaatttcaagtGCATGTTTCATCCATGTAACACAATCACCCTATTGCTTATTCGTTACCCATACAtaaatttgtgtatatatatatatatatatattattttggcatgatatatttatggtatttgaaaaattatataagttagacatccaaatataaaaaacccaTCCCTGTAGTCACCTGGAAGGTCGGGATTGACGTCGTGGCCTCGACGGTCGCTTCTTGGGACGAACATAATCACATCAAATTCCTAATCACACTCGCTTGAacaagtaagaaaaaaaaaagaaacttttcttgtctcattctattttttcttttccaacacGGGCACTACGGCCCACTTAGGCCAtatatgctgctgctgctgctgctgctatgaCGTATAGACCATATATGGCAAAAATTTCATCTCCTAGTTGTTGTGGATGGGCCAAACTCTCAACTAGGCATGGCCGTTTTCAATCGAAGAAGAAACATGGCGCGGCGTGAACGGGGTGGGCCGTGGGCGTGTTGCCATGCCATCCTGGGGGCTGTGCTGGTGAGCTCGTCGCTGCTGTCCAACGGACGTGGGCCCCTGGGCCGTCGATTGTGTTTCACTAAAatgcaaatataaatttgtgtgTGACTGTGGATCCAACtattttgcctataaaatttaacggGCCGGGCTTAAAacgggttaaaaataaaattatatagttttgagctaaatttttttaaagaattaaatagggttgtgaaaaGAAACCACTGGCCTTGCCCCATTCCCACACCCTATGTGTGATAGCCACGAGGATTAAGAAAGTAGACGTGAATgattgaaaaagaaatattgcGATGAGTTTAGAAGCAGAATATGGGTGAAAAAAttagatgaaaaatagaagTGCGATTGGTTACAATGATGAGGCTGGTGGAGAAATAATTTCATTGTGGGACAAAGGTGAGTGGTagaaataatttcatttttgaatggagggagtatacgAGAACAATGGGCATGTATGCTGACTTTGCAATGCAAGGGTTTACATACATACTGACCATGTATGTGCTTAGTTTAAAAAGCGAAAATTCATATGCACCGATTTGCTTTCTGCTCCTCATCTTTTATCTTATCCTAACGTTTataggccaaaatttaaattttaaatattaaatttggatttgacTTTTGGATTGTTTTTCACAATTTATACGTTATGCAGTATTTGCTTTTAATTTACTAATAACACACATGTATATAGAATTACCCACAAAATATCAATGCATCATAAACTCTTATTGGATTTTGTAAACCTTTTCTGATATGATATTGAAAGTTTTGAttgaattttattcataaacatTAAACAATCCATGACTTGCATGTTAGAcaatactatatatatgatttatagaGCTAACTATAGCTGACTTGCATGTTTTAGTTAATTAACACACAATCCATGACGATACTTGTTGTTTAATTAATGTTCAAAGATGCATGTGCatggcatgcatatatagtacCTAAACATCTACTGGTATTTAACTAAGCAAGCATGGACACCTCATTATTTCCGAACAAGTTCACAGGAATCAACGGACTGGAGAGCAAATTGGCATTAATACCGATCCGTAACCGTTATCTTCTACAGGACGCATATCATATGGATCAATAGTTTAATCTAGCACACTAGTTATAAACCTAATCAATGCATATTATATGCACTTACGTACCCACTCAACCAAGAGAGCAAGATAAATCTGGAATGTCAACTATAGCTAGACAGCAACACGTACaagagaaaattaattaaacggCTGCCTGCTGGCACGTAAGATGTGTGAGAgagtaatttaaatttgcaatgCAAAGCCCTCCTGCTAATTAAAGTACTGATACGagtttgagaaaatattttggctaaaaatacttttgtTCGATTAATGTACGTTCTCATGCATGCACTCGGAAGCCTAAATAAGCCATCAACCTGTGCTAGCTTGTTACTCGCTCAATTTCATGTTATAAGAGATGTTTTGACTTCTAATGTTAAAAGTTTCAAAgcttgatcaaatttatagaaaaattagcaatatttattcataacactaaatttatttcattaaatcaaACATTAATTGAAAAGAATCTGATGGTATATTTGTGTTGTaagtataattatatatatgtttcccTATCAAGTTGATTAATTTAAAGAAGTTTGATTTacgaaaaagtaaaaatactTTAGAATATAAAATACGGAGAgttcatgtactaatttactATAGAAACCATAGGGAAGGGTAGTACGTAcgtttttattttcagatagtttaattttcaaacatCAGTGCACTACAATACAAGCATTTGTAATTAACTAGTAGCATTAAATTATAGAAACATGGTATAGAACgtatcaaacaatatatttcgcttcttattaattaactaatacgAAACGTTCAGTCGTATACAATGTAATATTTGTTAAATGTATTATACAACCCAACCACATCAAATTCATCCCAATACATGCAAATTAAGCACAACATATCAAAACTAAATATAATAAGTGGAAATGAAAGCAGGTTACATATCCATGCATGTGGCATGAACCCAGCATAAGCATGTACGTACATCTCAAAACATAACTTCACACGCATGctgcagaaaaaaattaactcacCATATGTTCATACACAccctaaatttttaacttgcaGAACTCTACAATTTATTCAGAATGACATTTTTAGTGTGGCTTCAAACAAAAGTTCATTATTGTAGTGCTTAACTCATAAGCCATATCCATGGTTTAGGGTTCGCAACCTTAGGAGTTGAGGATCGCGCCTGCCACCGCTACAATCATGGCTGTGGGATCACCGAAGATGAGAGCGATGATGACGCGtatggcgccggcgacgatcgtCAAGAACCGCTCCAGGCCACTGCGGCCATTCGTCTTCCTCTTGGGCAGGCTCTGCAGGAGGCCCTGCATTGCCGGCGAGCTCACCACCTGCATGatctcgccgtcggcgacggcgaagttcTGCGAGCTGCTCGGGAGAGCCTGCATGGTCTTGAGGCACGAGACGTGAAGGTGCAgcggctcgccgtcgacgtGGGACCGGTAGAACCAGAACTCGCGGCACTTCTCCCGGCACCGGCCGCACCGTCTGGACGACTCCTTGGCGAGCTCGAAGCGGTGGTCGCCGACGGTGAACTGCGCCGGCAGGGACGCGCACGTCGGGTGGAGGTCGAGGTCACGGTCAGCGCAGTGGTAGACCAGGCCGCGCGCGTGCAAGCGGTCGCCGCAGGCGTCGCAGAGCGTCCCGCGGGCGttggcggtggccgcggccAGGGGCTCCCGCAGGAGGACGAACCTGCAGCCGGGGAAGAGGCGGTGGTGCTCCATGGCCTCCGGCGCCAGCGCGCAGCACGTGTGCAGGTCGAAGTTGCACGGCTCGCACCGGTACCTGGGGCCGTGGCCGCGTTCCATGCAGCCGTCGCACTGGAACATCTCGCCGGCGGTGTTCACTAGTTTCAGCTTGTGACCCTGCCGGTGAGTGGGGTGGGAGGAGATCGTCGCAGGACCTTCCTTGAAGAGCTTAGTCATGGTGGCCACtggtactagctagctagctacgcaGTGCTTGTTCTTGCTTTTCGATGCTTTAATTCCTTTGTTGCTGGAGGTGGTTTGGAAGTTTGTCAGGTTATCAAGAAAAAATTTGGGATCGATCTTTGCGACGAATGGGATTACAGATCTGCTCAATTTATAGGCAATTTGTTGGTTGGATATATGTTGCTTGCTACTGCCTCCGTCTCAATCTAAGTATGTGGATTCCCACATCTGgcgtttgatcatccatactatttaaaaaacatattaacatttttaaaaattagtcacacataaaatattattcatattttattatttattaacagcaaaaatactaattataagttttttaaatgaacAAACAGGCAAACGTATAACATAAACAACGAAAACTATGTTCTTTTGAGACAGAGGTTGTAGGTGCTAGCTAGGAAGATGCTGTGACGAGTGTGTGTTGTACACTTGTACCTCGAGAAATTGATGCGAATGTTCCCGTATTAGGGAGTATTGTAGTATAACAGTACGTAGTACGCTGTTTTTATAATCCATAAGTAGTATGTTCGCCGAAGAAGCAACTTGACAGGCGTACCGATGGTTCAGTTCAATTTAAAATAactatgcatgcatacatcaTTCAGACAGACACACACTGCATTTTGCACGGAAGTTAGCAAGATGTTTATGCGGACTGTGTAATAGCGGGGAACGGTTTTGGTCGGTTGAGAAGACGTCATCTTGTTTTTtcgaataattatttttgatatttgttaAAAGAAATAGGGGTGACAACATCCATATATAGAATATATACCACCCCCCGTAGAAATTTAAGTCCAAACTCAACTCACAGCactgagagaaaaaaaaaagacacaaaTCCATCGTATGAAGTTATGAACAGTAGCTGTACAATTGGCATTAGACTTTGTTCTTTCTCgtcagattaaaaaaaaacaatttggaTGATATTTCCCctttatttttacatgtgaGATACGCATGTGTACGGCAAGCCAGAGAGCCCTGGTCATGGACCATCCCGCCAGTGAAAATGACCTCATTACTAGAAGGGGTTAGGGGTCAACTTAATTAACCGTCCTCCTCTAGAAATCGATTTTGACATGTGGGTGCTTAATCAAGCCGTCGACCTCTAGAAGTCAATAACTTTCAGTTAAAAACACATGAGTACACCTaaccttttttatataaattcaaacaatacaaactttatataaaatgTAGAGAGCTTAGCAAGTTCTACACCCTTGTAGTTGATGAATTTTCCATTTGAAGTTATTTAGAGTTTCAAACAAACATTACATATTTCCTAGTGAAttaaagtgaaaagataaggatGAAAGCATTTATAAATGAGCCTTTTTACTATCCTCAAAAAAGTGTCTCGAGTTAcacactttttagtgtaaaagtttagtactttaaggtactaatattttgtactacaaaaatttggtatcttaaaatactttttaacgatagtaaaaaaattcctttataaatatataaggtTGCTCGCTTTCGTAACGACCAATGTGAGTAACGACCAATGTGAGCAGTTAgcttattaatttatatagagagataataagtaaaaaattagatcTACTACTGGGTGTAGTTATTCACTTCATGTAtaagatgtaaaaaaaaaacttccatacatatttttgctCTCACCAAACAGAAAGCTCGATCTGCTAGGTGAGAGTAGAAACTGTATATAGGTGTATAGACGTGAAGGTAGTAACTACCGATAATAGGATATAGgctatatgtgtgtgtgtgatatatatataaataaatatatatatgtatatatatatatgtgtatatagcAAAACTATTCTATACCCTCACTATGAAATAATTATTCTATACTTCCTCCCCTCGTAAGACCCAAACTTGCCTCCCACCCCTTCCAAGGCTCCAAAATCCCCCTCCTGCACTAGTTAAAGTACTCCTCCACTGATCAAATCCATCACCCATAGCCCACATTTTATCACTCGCCTATTTGAAACAGTGTAGGAACATAAAAACTAAATTGTAGTAACACAACAGCTAGTTTACAgtaacaacaacaaaatacaGTCACAAAAactctagtttttttaatcactttTTAAGTGTTGTGGTTAAAACGGTTTTTACAAATAATAGGACATGAGatatattgctctctaaagatttgGAATATAATCGTTTGGTTTAACACATGTACTAGTAGTACTATCACACTATTTGTTGTTgcattttaaatttgttgttgctgcaaaattataataacttgtaagttttattataatatgtgcAATACAATAGACTATTATCAACGAGCCATGCTCATGGTCACAATTTTCgtattactgtatttttatcacGGTATTATTGTAATTGTATAGTAACAGCTGTTGGAATTTTCTAGGATGGACTTGGCCaacaaatatgaattttcaTCAAATGGTACAAACCAAGAGAAATGCATTCACATCGTCATGTTTCATGGAACTATTCCTGTTGGCTGCTTGGAACAtttggaaagaaagaaatggcctgatttttaaaaatattagcgCTACTCTTTGGTCATGGaggtcaaatttaaaaatagatcttAGTCTACATTTAATTAGACTAAATGAAACACATCATACAACTAATCAATCATAGATTGACATGCTGTAAAAGCTTTAGGCCTTCAGGTCGCCttttaatttcttctttttattaataaatattataccgTGGGGGCCTCCCTCACTatcttttgataaaaaaacaatgcatatattttatagcaacatagcATGTTACTGCAATTTATTATAATGTTAGTATAATGTGTTATTACATGTAAGCAACTATATTATTAACTTAGTATTTGTCTTTTATTTTCATGGTGGTGTAGATGTGACATCCGTATAGAACCATGCTTCAATAGATTGCGAAGACGCAGGAGGGTTATTACGTACAAGTTGCAACGTTATTGCATAGCTATTGCCATATCATTAGTGTATACTTATACAATTTATAGagatattattaatatttcaaatttcaaacaactttatctctcaccctatatattattttaaaaacatttgtacccattattagaaaaaagtgttttagaaaaagtaTATTCTTCCTTACTATGTT is a window of Oryza brachyantha chromosome 8, ObraRS2, whole genome shotgun sequence DNA encoding:
- the LOC102712104 gene encoding uncharacterized protein LOC102712104 — translated: MTKLFKEGPATISSHPTHRQGHKLKLVNTAGEMFQCDGCMERGHGPRYRCEPCNFDLHTCCALAPEAMEHHRLFPGCRFVLLREPLAAATANARGTLCDACGDRLHARGLVYHCADRDLDLHPTCASLPAQFTVGDHRFELAKESSRRCGRCREKCREFWFYRSHVDGEPLHLHVSCLKTMQALPSSSQNFAVADGEIMQVVSSPAMQGLLQSLPKRKTNGRSGLERFLTIVAGAIRVIIALIFGDPTAMIVAVAGAILNS